One window of the Carassius auratus strain Wakin chromosome 20, ASM336829v1, whole genome shotgun sequence genome contains the following:
- the LOC113037858 gene encoding potassium channel subfamily K member 13-like: protein MACRAGCCCSSIASLNEDNARFLMLALLIIIYLLCGAAVFSALEHPKEKLAKERWAQRIEQFTHKHNLSPDELKNFLRNYEEANVAGIRVDATRPRWDFAGAFYFVGTVVSTIGFGMTTPVTIAGKIFLIFYGLIGCAATILFFNLFLERVITVIAFVLKSCHECRERRKAGPPQSCQRPSTVSRERRTDSLAGWKPSVYCVMLILGVAAIVVSCCASAMYSAAEGWDYLDALYFCFVAFSTIGFGDMVSNQREMYKAQAAYRVGNFLFILTGVCCIYSLFNVISIVIKQVLNWLLRRLETPCRCPGRGNRHPRRNVVVPGHMRTRRDNSIETDGVNDSEADGRRMSGEMISMKDFLAANKVNLAIMQKQLSEMANGYPRPLGSSSRHNEFSGGVGALGIMNNRLAETSVD, encoded by the exons ATGGCTTGTCGGGCTGGATGCTGCTGCTCCAGCATCGCTTCTCTAAATGAAGATAACGCCAGATTTCTCATGCTGGCTCTTCTGATCATCATCTACCTGTTGTGTGGCGCGGCGGTGTTTTCGGCGCTCGAGCATCCGAAGGAGAAGCTCGCCAAGGAGCGATGGGCTCAGAGGATCGAGCAGTTCACCCACAAGCACAACCTGAGTCCGGACGAGCTGAAGAACTTCCTGAGGAACTACGAGGAGGCCAATGTGGCGGGGATCCGCGTGGACGCCACCAGACCCAGGTGGGATTTCGCGGGAGCTTTTTATTTCGTCGGAACTGTGGTTTCAACTATCG GTTTTGGGATGACGACACCCGTCACTATTGCTGGGAAGATATTCTTGATCTTTTACGGTCTCATTGGCTGTGCTGCCACAATTTTGTTCTTTAACCTCTTCCTGGAACGAGTCATCACAGTGATCGCATTCGTTTTGAAGTCCTGCCACGAGTGCAGAGAACGGCGAAAAGCCGGCCCGCCTCAGAGCTGCCAGCGTCCCTCCACCGTCAGCAGAGAGCGGCGCACGGACAGCTTGGCCGGATGGAAACCCTCCGTGTACTGCGTCATGCTCATCTTAGGAGTCGCCGCCATCGTGGTCTCCTGCTGCGCCTCTGCTATGTACTCGGCAGCCGAGGGTTGGGACTACCTGGACGCCCTCTATTTCTGTTTCGTGGCTTTCAGCACCATTGGTTTTGGGGATATGGTGAGCAACCAGCGGGAGATGTACAAAGCTCAAGCGGCCTACAGGGTGGGCAACTTCCTTTTCATCCTCACAGGGGTGTGCTGCATCTACTCGCTGTTCAACGTCATCTCCATCGTGATCAAGCAAGTTCTCAACTGGCTCTTGCGGAGGCTGGAGACACCCTGTCGCTGCCCGGGTCGAGGGAACCGCCATCCGCGGAGGAACGTGGTCGTCCCCGGCCACATGAGGACCAGACGGGACAACTCCATCGAGACTGACGGAGTCAATGACAGCGAGGCGGATGGACGGCGGATGTCTGGAGAGATGATCTCCATGAAGGACTTTCTGGCCGCTAATAAAGTTAATCTGGCCATCATGCAGAAGCAGCTGTCAGAGATGGCCAACGGTTATCCTCGCCCGTTAGGGAGCAGCTCACGTCACAATGAGTTCTCCGGAGGGGTCGGAGCGCTGGGAATCATGAACAACCGACTGGCAGAGACAAGTGTAGACTGA